In Aethina tumida isolate Nest 87 chromosome 2, icAetTumi1.1, whole genome shotgun sequence, the DNA window AGCGGACCTTCCGCCAGAGGGCCATCCTGAACCAGCACCTTCGAATCCATTCCGGTGAGAAGCCCTATGAGTGCCCGGAGTGCGGCAAACACTTCCGGCAGAAGGCCATCCTCAACCAGCACGTCCGCACACACCAAGGCGAGCGCCCCTCCTTCGATAGGCGGCCACTCTCGCCGCCGCAGCCGCAGTCGCAGCCGCAGCCGCAGCCCCGTGGCCAGACGCTACTCGATTTAATGTTGTGCCGCACGGGCGGTTAGAGTTGGTCTGCTGCACTGCTCCCCCacattcattttgtttttacttttcTTTGTTCTCTCTCTTCTCTTTTACTTTTGACTCTGATGTCTCTCTGATTTCACGTTATTTCAATCTTTATGGTTTAACCAACACCTTCATCCATCGATGTAAActctcttttaataaaaacctatttgtGTGgtcaatttataaactattttccaaaaaataaccaaaaaattaatggtcCTACAGATGATCTGGATGGAGGTGTTCGTTTCCTAATTAAGTTGCCACAAAATTCGAGTATTAAGCACAATCACTTATGATTTGTTTcgtttgaatataaaaatgaaaacgaCACAAGTTGAAAGGACCGATTTGGGCTGGGGAAGGTAAATCGCATGCTTTACTGCTTTTAGAACATCTTTGAGTGACCcgttgaattttatttgagaagcaccatttaaattaaacagcaCGAATCAAAATTTccgcaacaacaacaactgaAACATTTCACAAGTTCAATACACCGGCATCGCGTTTGCATCACTTAGCACGTCCGTTTGTAAACATCAGTAGCAGCAGCAACAGCGGCCGCAGCAGCAGCGTATAAATAATTAGGGACGTGCACCGATGAAATGGACCCATGAATACGTTCGAATTCGTGCACAGACGGACCAGACCGGTAGACCGGACTCAGACATGCAGATTGATGCATCAGATTTATCTCGCGAGCCTGTCCCCAGTTCAAAATCCGTttcacaacaatttatatgaaacataCACGAGCGAACATGCTGTTCCAGAACGGTTCAGATGCTTTAATTACAGCCTTTGGCACGACGCTCTCTTCTTGATATTCCTCGTAAATTGTCTCTCTATCAACTGGACAACGCTCTGGAGTAATCAAACATATATTGGCTTATTGGAAAAATCATAATCAACAGATCAATTAATGATTGtctaattatcataaaatcttaagagttttattaatttttacgactccataaaattttatagcttTTTCTCTTAATCGTCGCATAATTAACTttagttttttacttttttatcaaaGCATATGGATAATGAAAGTACACAATAAAGGGAATAATTATCTATCTAAGTACTACTTACTTGATTAAGTCTgtgaaaaataacaaaataccataaaatatacaatttatattttgaaggtaactaattaatattactaccATGATATTTCAAATTCTTGTTATttcttaatgttaataataaatttatttagtaatgaTAAGTAgcatttcataatttactaAAGTGGCtctttagtttaataaatttaagagtgaaatgaaatatttgtatttttttaaaaatggtggatgcgccaccattaattttactttcatttaTGTGCTTAAATCAGATACTTCAGTATTAGATTATTGGACAATATcataaagattaaatttagtaaataatttgacatacaagaaatattaaaaagttaatataattagtgattcttttaaataaatgacaagTTGGTAATAAAATGGGGAGtagaattgaatttattattaacttatttagttttattttaaaaaaatgccgagtaactaattaaattaatctgaaattattgatttgtatgtactaattaataagtaaagcTGTTCTGGAACACCAGTCGccccaaattaaaaaagttaagttTGAATCCGTCGAGAGCAACGAAAGTGActtgtttatttgttgatttGCAGACGTGAGCCCGCACTTGGTGTTCAAGAACGGCATAAACCCGACGCTGTGGCCGCAGGACGTGCCCTTCCCGCCGGACGAGGGCAAGGAGGAGGTGGCGTCCACGTACGGCGACGGCGACGGCCAAAACGACCGGGGTTGCTTCTCGCCGAACGGCGTCACCAACCTACAGTACCCGGCCTACTTCAAGGACACCAAGGGCATGAACCACTCGGTGTTCGGTTCCGGAGCCAACTTCGGGGCGCTGCAGTATCTGAACAAGGGCCAGGGAGGCAAGGGACTGCCGGACGTGATCCAGCACGGTAGGTCGGCGGGCATGCCGCTCTACGTCCGGTGCCCCATCTGCCAGAAGGAGTTCAAGCAGAAGTCGACGCTGCTGCAGCACGGATGCATACATATCGAGTCGAGGCCGTATCCGTGTCCGGAGTGCGGCAAGCGGTTCAGGCAGCAGTCGCATCTCACGCAGCATCTGCGGATACACACCAACGAGAAGCCGTACGGGTGCGTGTACTGCGGCCGCAACTTCCGCCAGCGCACCATCCTCAACCAGCACCTGCGGATACACACGGGCGAGAAGCCGTACAAGTGCACGCAGTGCGGCAAGGACTTCCGCCAGAAGGCGATCCTGGACCAGCACACCAGGACCCACCAGGGCGACCGGCCGTTCTGCTGCCCGATGCCGAACTGCCGACGGCGCTTCGCCACCGAGCCCGAGGTCAAGAAGCACATAGACAACCACATGAACCCGCACGCGGCCAAGACGCGCCGCGACTCCACGGGCTCGGTGGACTCGAAGCTGGCGAACGGGATGCTGTCCAGAGGTCTGACGCCCACGACGGTCGTCAAGCCGGAACTGTACTTCCCGCAGTGCTACGCGCCCACCTTCAATCCGGCGGGCAGCGTGGCCCAGTTCCAGACGGCCAACCCGGAGTTCAAGCCGCCGAACGGGCTGCCGGCCCAGTGACTAACGGCCAGCTGGCAACTCGGTCCGTGCATTGGGTGACCGTTTGCCGGCGTCTAAGGCCCCTAGACACCTAGACACCCAGACACCTGGACACCGTTCCATCTGCGTTCATACGTGCTCTACGTTTTCGTTCACTCGACGGTGATGGTTCGGAGATTCGAATCAGGGCGCTCGTTTCAACCCGAATCCCCTTTGCGGGGGCGGAACGTTAACGTTGACACTGAAGGTGGAATAACCGAGTTCATCGGTCGATGTCAATCACAACACGATTGTGATGAGCCTTTTTTTGTATTTGGAACAGGAACACATCCTCACTTTTCGTCTGATACcccaaaataatttcaaaaataatgttaaactgAAAAGTACTCTATTCTGTCGTcgcatttgaataattaatttcaatcatCTATTCGTGTATCCAATGCACCAGTTGACATCGACCCATGAATTAATTATCACACGcctttatacatatttaagtcAAGTAAAAACTCACCGTTCTTCAAAAATGATTAAGTAACGCACCCTCACGACAATGAACGAGCTTCCGAGGGATGAAACGAGTGAAACGTCTCTTTGAGTGATTTCCAAATGGTGCTGTAAGAACCACAACAATAGAAAACAAACTGGTCGCTTGTAACATAAGGAAGGTAGCACATAATTGCGATGAGTATAcatactataaatatatatgtaaaatgtaaaagtattttaaattttattcatattgtgTCCAATTCACTTAGTGGCAATACTTTTAAGCAAGAAGTActttaataagtataatatattattgttgtagTTAGATATTACTATTATGTGATCTCTTTAAAGCGAATCTGCAAGAGAGAATGACAGAACTGTTTGACGGGTTCTAACTGCATCCAGGTCCCGGACGTCGGGACaccacaatatttttacaataaccCAACAACTAAACTACGGCCATCGCGAATATGTCAGCACTTTTACGTTAAAGGCGCCCTCGAAGGTCCCACCGACAGATCGACGGCTTTTCGTTAACACACCAAAAATTGATCTAGTCAAAAGAAAGAGGTAAAAGAAAAAAGAGTATTGAAGAAGATTTGTTATCGTTTCGGTTATTAGTTAGAAGTAGAAGTTATTTATCCGTTTATCGACGTTCGCGGGACCTTCGGCGGTCTTCATTCATCAATACAATGTAACACGTGTAATatacaaatgatatttttatactcagctgtaacaaagatatttttttatttgaataccatagcaatattaacaatatatggTAACATGTTGGGATATTTCCGGTGGTTGTGTGCTTCAATACAATAGAACTATTTTTCGTAAGTTACATacacaacaatattatttaattctacagtgtcttttaaaatagtgaaatgcaatttatacatatacgtAAAAAGATATATGGTGATGGATTGAACCCACTCTTTATATGATCTaccgtttttataaatatatattctatatatacaatataattagaatttaacttttttatacagggacaacacacacacaacttagatattttaatactgaaCAATCTGAGACAGACCATGCCcaacttacttacttacttacttacttgCAAACAAGCAActccataataataataataataataataatatgtaatagtaATGATAGTGATACAATTTATCGTTTCAGTTTAACAAGACGAGTTTAGCGACCATTTTATCATCTTGGCAAGATTAAATACGGAGTGCACTCGGCTGCATTctgttttttcagttttcgacaaaactacacatttttaaatcgacTTATTTTCGTTGGTTCTTTCGTTTCTCTACAATGTGATGTTTAATATGCCAATAAATAGTTTGTAATGAACAAATATAGTTGTTTAtcgtataatataaaatagccAGGTTGTTTCTACAATAATaagtgtatttttttacagttacaCGTTGATTTGACGCAAAGTAACATTAGTGCCAATATGTAAGATATGCGTGTGAAAATGTTACTCTCAAAAttgtttgtcatttttaaatataccacTATAGTACAATTGAAATGAAtcaaaatagtataaatacaatacaacaAGAATACGGATAGTGTCGTCGGTCGTCGGTCGTCGGTCGTGGGTCGTTGGTTGGACAATCACAGACAACACACAACACTTGCAAATTAGTTGTAGATGATGATATAATTTACAGATGACTGTGCAGATATAGTACTTGCCTTGCCAAAGTTCCTAAACATAGTTACAGGGGACAGCAgttcatgaatttatttacagataaGAACGGTTTTCAACGAAAATGGTTCCGATATTTATATACACATGCCAGCATTGTCTGTCTCAGATGAATTGGTGTTGGCTCACTTTACCATGTATACAACAGCATAAActacaaacaaatataatgtataaggTTTTATGTTTCAGTACAGTACAATTATTAGTTTGTTCAAGGCGAATTTATGGAAATTTCTATGTGGAAAATCTCGAGCAGAATCTTTTCTCGTtgttaataatactaataataataataataataaatagtacgtgtaaaattgtgtaaatattttcgttcCATTTTAGGTCCCgtcaaaactataaatattgtacTAAAGACCAAATCtttttgtaaatgtatttgtttatattagatTGTTTGTATACGATTACTTTAGTAAAGAgaaagtatattattaataaattggttaAGGTCTAAATGTAGAGAACCGATGATTCGTCGGAACCACAACTCTTTCTGGTTTCGTTGCTCCGCTGATCCGTTGCTCCGTTGCTCCTCCGTTCTTTTCAGACAGACGCATTTCGCGATTTAGAAAACTCAACCCAACGCCAAGGAACAGTTGTGGTTCGGCTAGTGGAAAGAAATGTGGCTGCAGCAGCCGATATTTTATTGAGCTACAAGACTTATATAAAACGTGATagcatttaattagttataagacaattttatgtatatataattacatttttaaatcgtttttactgaaaatatgtTACACATAGTGTATAATATGGAAGATGTGGAAAACGTGAATGTGTGATATCCCAGTTGGGCCATTTTTTTACATGCAAcacatatattgttttatcgaCCGAAAACGTTCTTCAACACGATCGATCACTACTGTTAATGTTAACGTAATTAACGATTGATTCAAAATTGTGTGGCAGTTAAGACTGATTTGCATGCGTTTCTCAAATTCATTCCAAATTTAGTGCCGCATTCCAGGATGGTTGAGTTGGCTTTGGTGTTCAAGAATGTTGTTGGTCATCggtgtttttaattgttaatttttatacgtttGTTTTCTTGGCGTCGCAGTGGTGGCGTCGGTTCGTCAAAAAGCTTTAATCactttataaaagtatttattattattattattattattattatttgtttaggttgttaaatttgtttggGGCCCCACCGCTGCGAgcaatttaatagtaaaactatttaaaaaatactcaaaCTAGTTGTAAGTAATATTGTACTAAGTGCAgctaaaatcaatatattttacaagaaattctTAGCCAAATCTGCAACCACTTtcaattagtatatttttttgaaaattcaagCAAGATCTCTTATGCAGAGTACGGTAtagacatatttaaaatataattatacatataagtGCCAtagtctaataaataatataagagttttgttttttaataatatatttttacagtttcattCTGCATTtctacatatacatatattgatcgtattttcatgttaaaattaatgtcaatCTTGTTCCCACAACCAGATCATTGTCGACTAGTAGATAATCCAATTCAACTTGTTAGTGAGCCTAACTAACGTTCAGAGTGTGCGTTCGATTGAAGTGAAACTGCGATCAATGCAACAGAACAATAGAAAACAAAGTAGGTGTTaggaattttttcaataaatactatatatgTCTAAGACCTTCTTGGtggtataaaaattacacacgACAAATTCACAGACAGAACAACCACTAAAGACTGGGATATTATCGAACAgggttaaatataaacaagagaaaaatgtaataatgtaaatgtttTCGTTTTTAACCGGTGTGATCGGATTTCGTGCGTTTTCAGTGTGTTCAGAAATAAAAtgctaaaaaaaaaaaaatatgtaataaaaacgcCCAAATTTCTGTTTGTGAGACAATctctaaatcaattaaaataactcaACGGTatatgtgttttaaaaaatcgaaaatattTTGCGTCCAGCAACTTTTCAAATAAGAGAATCATTTCAGTTTGTTTTTGCAACGGCCATTGTTTGTTCgatcattgttttattatttttcgtgAAGAAGATAACAGATACGACACACACAGTAACCTCAATAATGCCATTACATGTTACAGTTACTAAATGCTCAACCAATGtacaatagttttatttttcttacacACATGCAATACATGTATTTGCTCAAAAGTACAAATACTGTAAATAATAGATACcggaattgtttttatattataaatatattctaatgaTATGAATTGATTCTCTTTGTATTGcattgaataaatatgaatgtatTTGTTAAACCCTacttgtgtttattttttacaccCCCTCTCTGtcccataaaattatcaataaaataattaataaaataatacaaatatttatgttttgataTTCTTAATTGTATCTAAGACATAACGATCGAAAAACTTATACTCCATCTGATTATtaagagagacatcatgtatgATAGAGAGAGTAAAAGTCTCCCACTACTGGCCAAAGTGGAGACTTTTATTCTCATTGTCCTGCATGATACCTCTTTCAATATTCAGATGGGATTatgatatttctaaattatacttctaaaagttattattcgtatatttcaaaaattccaattttttattattattaaccacCACATCCTTCaccttaataaaatgaattaaaataaaagagaaaaaactttttctttccagtattatatatattaaaggataataatgttttatagttatataaaatatcacattgttgctattcttttataaataaaaataaaaaatacttataataattcaataaataattactaataaatatgtgatctcaaaattaataaaatatcttacaatttGGTCTATAATTGccataatattgtaaaaatttttaataaagaaatttagttaatgttaattaaatatattgttatatttgaaTTCAACTTATTATGTTTCACCTAGAGTTTACTCAATAAACTGTGAGTTAGAAAATTACAGAAGTTCATTGTTGTAATGATATGTTGGAGCACTTGTCCAAAGATGGAGCCACATTGTCAAagtgaatgaaatttaaataccacaaCTCACGTGGGTCTATTTATAAACGCAGCTGATTTGTGTCAATGAACGCGCAAACTTCAacctgttgttttatttaatttacatttatactgGGTGATGCAATATGAAGTGTGATTGCACTTgggaataattttcatttaataaaagcaaTTCTTTACTAACTAGcccttataatatttatgtgatttagattaaagtataaaatcaatatcaatatatctaaaaatatgtaaccaTTGCATAaaagacataaattttaaaaataaaattaatacaatatatttatatgaactGATAAAAAACGTACGTAAATACGTAAATATCAATgatcaataattattgatttggcAAGTCACATTTTCATATTGAAGTATTGACAAAAATCAATACTCCATCGGTCGGTGTTGATCCACCATCAAAAACAGTCTCGTTAAAAGCATCAAAGGACCAGGCCAGAACTCCCACCCTTTGGGAGAGTCGCATTAGAAGTGACGCGTTGTGAGAGCGGACTTAAAGGACGGGAAGATATAGAGAGGCGGGAATGATAAGGGCTCTCTTATCCTCGCTCGAACGGAGAGCTCACAAAGTTTGCGAATGAAACTTCCATGTGGGATCATTTGTGTTTAACGTTTTTCCCCATCTGTACATACTGGAGAATTGTCatcgtattatttaattagttagttatttaagataagttaatatttttgtattttttaattactttattgtaaaattgtagtaCAACATTAAACAAATCATTTGACCTTGAGTTACTCGTACTTGATAATCTAGTAACCATTCATTGATTATAATACAACTCTAAAATAcgaattttagaaaacaattttacaaaaaatgtctgatttttaagattaataaatagaGTAATAGGaattaaaagaattgtttAGATTAGAATGTGAGTGAGTTCATTGTCCTCATTGaagtcattatttttaattcttttgggatattctatttttggaagcatatcaaaataatgttCGATATTTTTGGAGGGGACAACAAACATGTGTTATCAGAAGATGACACCTTATCTATGTAGGATGGAGTTTTATTGAATAGAATGCAGTAAGTACAATATGTTAATTCGTAGACACTATTTGGACTCGCATTGGAGGAGATGGTTAATTAGCAGACTCTAAAGAAGAAACGAAGCACAAAAAGCTTCAGGAGTGAAACAGTTGAAagtagaaaacaattttgagcAAACTGTAAAAGTTGGCCGTGACGAAGGTCAACTAAAAAACATCTAAAAATAGCCGGACGAAATATGAACGCGTCAGCAGGAGCCGTGACGGCAACCGCGCAAAACCAGCCGACCCGACCTGGCCGCAAATCCCCCTACGTAGTCGCGTAGCCTCCTTTCTCCACCAGGACGTTCCGGTCGGAGCTACGGCGTAGTCCCGGTCCCAGCAAAATGCACTATTGAAATTGCGGGTTCGCGACATGCGCCGTCGCTGCCTCCTCATTGACACTCGGATCAATTCTACGACTCTGACCAGGTTCTAAATGGATTTGCCATTATGGCCTGTGCGACATTCACCGTTCTTGAGTTCTTGACGTAACTGACTTGATTTCAGCGACAACATCGCAAACAGTTACACATGAATCATCCAGATAAACTTGTTGTTATTACATTAACCAGATAATTGAACGTTAACGATACAAAAACAAGATGGTGACTATGTTTCTCCAAAAGGTTCCCCTCTACGGAAACTCCCGCCGTCCGCACTAATTCCAACTCCTCAATCAGAAACTCCGTGACGCCGTCGCGTTTAAAAAAGGGGTACCACCGGGCGTGCGCATCGGCAACGTCGCGGCGTGTCGCGTTCATTTGTCCGCTTCGTTTCGCGAGCAACGCGTGCACATAAGCGTTATGTCTTCCAGTTTTTAAAGCCCGACAGATTCGTGTATAATATTGTGCGTTCCGCCAACTGAGATCGTATTTGCGTAATCGCAGCTTTGAGGTGAGTAGATTGAGGTTAGGAAGTTGTGATTTGTTGAGGTTAGATTTGAGTATTGAAGTTTGGAGGCGGAGGCTATGGCGGAACTCGATGGTGGGggtaaataaaacagttggTATGCGTTCAAGGTTATACTGATTCTATTTATACTCACGTTTTTTCGTCCTTTTTGAGTccccattaaatattttatgttgttaattaatta includes these proteins:
- the LOC109600395 gene encoding myeloid zinc finger 1 isoform X1; the protein is MAINFSASFAACLAAGLKVPRQIMYCISQDTAAPYVLYKDGMDRAQGQWGPQDAYPPPQQQTSVGAGSPQQALGPTVPLGVEADTVPPRDQSLPSPAPSPYPATQAEPRDDDIQPEQPTMDLEPRPASQCFPTDLQQQQQQQQQAYQQYARAPPPAAPPPVPPHMLGTGSFSALQYLKQPGVMLTSLGPDGNGQLDQYANQMQDLRAASLPDVIQNQHGVGMKKNPNGLSGELRLFKCLTCGKDFKQKSTLLQHERIHTDSRPYGCPECGKRFRQQSHLTQHLRIHANEKPYACVYCERTFRQRAILNQHLRIHSGEKPYECPECGKHFRQKAILNQHVRTHQDVSPHLVFKNGINPTLWPQDVPFPPDEGKEEVASTYGDGDGQNDRGCFSPNGVTNLQYPAYFKDTKGMNHSVFGSGANFGALQYLNKGQGGKGLPDVIQHGRSAGMPLYVRCPICQKEFKQKSTLLQHGCIHIESRPYPCPECGKRFRQQSHLTQHLRIHTNEKPYGCVYCGRNFRQRTILNQHLRIHTGEKPYKCTQCGKDFRQKAILDQHTRTHQGDRPFCCPMPNCRRRFATEPEVKKHIDNHMNPHAAKTRRDSTGSVDSKLANGMLSRGLTPTTVVKPELYFPQCYAPTFNPAGSVAQFQTANPEFKPPNGLPAQ
- the LOC109600395 gene encoding zinc finger protein 502 isoform X2 — protein: MAINFSASFAACLAAGLKVPRQIMYCISQDTAAPYVLYKDGMDRAQGQWGPQDAYPPPQQQTSVGAGSPQQALGPTVPLGVEADTVPPRDQSLPSPAPSPYPATQAEPRDDDIQPEQPTMDLEPRPASQCFPTDLQQQQQQQQQAYQQYARAPPPAAPPPVPPHMLGTGSFSALQYLKQPGVMLTSLGPDGNGQLDQYANQMQDLRAASLPDVIQNQHGVGMKKNPNGLSGELRLFKCLTCGKDFKQKSTLLQHERIHTDSRPYGCPECGKRFRQQSHLTQHLRIHANEKPYACVYCERTFRQRAILNQHLRIHSDVSPHLVFKNGINPTLWPQDVPFPPDEGKEEVASTYGDGDGQNDRGCFSPNGVTNLQYPAYFKDTKGMNHSVFGSGANFGALQYLNKGQGGKGLPDVIQHGRSAGMPLYVRCPICQKEFKQKSTLLQHGCIHIESRPYPCPECGKRFRQQSHLTQHLRIHTNEKPYGCVYCGRNFRQRTILNQHLRIHTGEKPYKCTQCGKDFRQKAILDQHTRTHQGDRPFCCPMPNCRRRFATEPEVKKHIDNHMNPHAAKTRRDSTGSVDSKLANGMLSRGLTPTTVVKPELYFPQCYAPTFNPAGSVAQFQTANPEFKPPNGLPAQ